The segment TAATATCAAATAACGTCAGTTTGCTGTACTTCCTTTTTAAATGAGTCTCAACAAAATCCTTTATTGCTTTTTGGCTAAGATCATAAGTGCTTAAGCAGTTCCTATTTTCTTGTTATCTAAAAATTCCTGTATTGCTAATGTGTATTGGTATTTGACGTTCACACCATCCCCAGCACTCCGGTATAACTTCTTTTCGAATTGTTCAAATGTGAAAGGTGTAATTTCTTCAGCTACTTTACTAGCCCTCACCTCTACCGCTTGAAGTTTTTTCCTAAGAGGTTTGTGTTCCTTTCGAGGTTTTGAAGTGTTCCAGATACTTTCAAATTCTGAGGCCGTAAATTCAAATACGGTTGGATAAAGTTTTTGCACCCTAGGATTAGGTGTGTACACTCTCAATTTAACCGGGAATTTTCCATTTGATTTAGATCTTCTTGTATCTAAATAAATAGAGATAGCATATTCACTTTTCATCTTTAGGTCTTAACAACTATAAATATAAGTCATTTGCATAAGATTTGCATACGGAAAGGATAAATAAACGCATAACAGATATTAATGAAAGATAGTTAATAATTGTGTAAACCCTATATTTACAAAGGAATTAAGGAATAGCAATAAATAAAGAAATAGGAGTAAAATATGCCTTCTAAGCAGGCGGTCTCAGGTTCGAATCCTGACGCGATCACTTCACTTTAAAGGTTTCAAGCTATTAAAAGTTTGAAGCCTTTTTTATTTGCATGCAAATTGGGTAAAACTGGATCAAGCATAAAATGGAGGATCAAGCATGAATGTTGAGGGCGAAGCAAAACATCTCTTATTAAAATCATATGAGCAGTCAGGTCAGGTCTTCTGAAGGTTAATCAGGCACTAAAGGCAAGTTTTACGTTTTATTTAAAGAAAGGTTAAATAGTACTGAAATTACAGGATTGGAATAAACAAATTAATTAGTAAAGTTAAGAAAGCAGATTATTGATTACCTGGAATGTCGTGTTGTGCATAGACTTTTAATATTCTACTTCAACATTAATCGATTGGGCCCCTTGCAATTCTTTCCATTTTCCTAAACTACTTTCCCTCATATAAGCATTTCCTTTAGTAAGTATAGCTCCCATAAAAACTTCGAGGGGTTTTTTAGAGTCCGGAATGATTTCGACTCCCACAAAAAAGTCTTCTTCAAGATAAACAGAATATTTTTCCAGATCAATGTTTATCCACCCCTGCTTAATTTGTTTGCGCTGAATTACATTTTCAAAAACTATTTTATCACCAGGGTAATCGGCAAAATCTTTATAAAAATTTATTCTTACAAAAGCGCTATCTGTTTCAAATCCACGTCTCAAATAAAAATTTACAGCCTTGACTCTAACAGTTTTATTGTTTGGAATTTTAATCTGTTTTGCACTTTCTATAATGTCCATTTCTTTTGAGATGGTACTCATCCATACGAAGGGGTTTTAACTTTTTACTCCAATTTTTCTATTTTTTTTCTTTTTGTTCGTTATAATAATCTCCGATAATTGATTTTCATTTGGTTGAAGTTGAATGACCAGGTTTTTTGAATCTTTAATAGGAATTTTTACAGTTTTATATATAACGTGACTAATTGTGAGACTATCCCCTGAAAACTCTGGTAAAAATTTGATCCTAAATTTTCCGTCGAGATTGGAAACTGTTCCTTTATTTTTATCAACTACACCAATGTTTGCAAATTCAATAGGACTTTTGGTTTCAGAGTCAATAAGAATTCCGCTCATTTCAATTTCCTGCGAAAAGGTAAAAAGACTTATAAAATTGAATAGGAAAAGATTATAAATGGAAATTTTCATTTTTCTACGTAAAATGCTCTATAGAACCAATGCAATGCCGTGCGGAGATTTAGTAAAAAACACATGGTAATAACGCACTGTCCTAAAACCAGCACAGATTAAGAATTGTTTTTAGAAATTACTGTAAACAGATCTTTTAGTTTGAAGGATCAATCTCCTCAAGTACAGACTTCTCTTCTATATTATTAAAAAACATACCTGTCCAGGTACCTTCCAGTTCTAAAGTCTCACCTGTAGTGGTTTCTTTAAATGTTGCTACAAAAGTTGCCTTATTTTTTCTCAGGAAAACGGTGTAGTTTGAGGTCAACTTTGTTCCTTTACTCAGGGTAAAGGAATCTGTGAAATTCCAGGAAAAAGGGAACAATGATTCTTCCTGTGTAAAGGCCACTTTGACCCCTCCATTTAAATAACTGTATTCCTGGGATAATAAACTTAACTCCCTGGGAATAGACACCTTAACTTCAGTATATATAATTTCTTCAAAGGCCAGGGAGTCATTAAATTTAAAAATAGAACTACCCTGAATATTCTTAAGGGGCTCAATAATCACCTCCATAATTGTATCTGAATCATTTCGGAAATGAAATTCAGGAATTTTATTTTCAACTATACTTTCTCCATCAGTTTCGTCTAACTTCCATTGTATATCGATTAACTCGTAAGATTTTGATCTTTGTTCAACATCATTTAAAGCATCGTCGCTACTGCACGAGGCAAAACCAATAAACAAAACGATGCCTAGAAATACCTTGGTAAATTTCATTTTTTCAATTTAGGATGAAACATTTAAGTGATGGGCGCCTTAATCCTCCCTTTTATATAAGTAGTTACCAGGTGGTTTTTGTTACAGTTTTCACAAAATTCGGGAGGAGCACTGATTTTATTTACTCTATAAATTATCCAGTATATAAACTGTATGAGTTGGCGGGCTTGATAGTCCGGAAGGTCAATCAGTCGTGGCACATCAACACGATGCTGTATTTTGAGGCAAATTTGTCCGGAATATTAATTTGTAATTTTATGTAGGATTTTCGTGGTTTTGTATTTTAATAATTCTTAAGCTGATAAATGGTCTATTCCGACGTACTAAAAGGACGGAAGGTGTATCTGTTTAAAAACTATTAAAATTGGCTGATTATAAATTCTAATATACCCTTTCACTTATTTCACCTTCATTTTTTAGAGGATATGCACCTGTAAGTTCTTTTTTCATATTCGGGAAATGGTGACATAAATTTCAAGCTTTTACAAGAAGAATCTGGTGCTTCAATGGCCTGGGTAAATTTACCAGTACAATATACAGGTAAACGGAAGATTAAAACCCCCGTAAACCAAAAGGTACAGGGGTTCCATTATGTTATAATAGCGTTTTTTGCCTAAATATTAAAGCCCAAATGCATAACGCAGTTTTAATCCAAAAGACATGGTCTTAACATCACTGATATAGTCTTTGGAAGTTATTTTATTTTTACTTTCTAACAGACTGGATCCAATAAAACTGGTTGGATTTTGATTATCGTATGCTATTACATCTTTACCTTCATTTTTACTTATATCATTCAAGCCATAATCAAGGAACAATCCCATATATAAGGAT is part of the Antarcticibacterium sp. 1MA-6-2 genome and harbors:
- a CDS encoding carboxypeptidase-like regulatory domain-containing protein yields the protein MKISIYNLFLFNFISLFTFSQEIEMSGILIDSETKSPIEFANIGVVDKNKGTVSNLDGKFRIKFLPEFSGDSLTISHVIYKTVKIPIKDSKNLVIQLQPNENQLSEIIITNKKKKNRKIGVKS